The following proteins are co-located in the Tachysurus vachellii isolate PV-2020 chromosome 19, HZAU_Pvac_v1, whole genome shotgun sequence genome:
- the si:dkey-150i13.2 gene encoding mitochondrial carnitine/acylcarnitine carrier protein isoform X1 has product MGDRRISPVKNFVAGGFGGACLLFTGHPLDTIKVILQTQPKASRSQDVLYTGTLDCFRKTLSREGVWGLYKGMGAPLAGVAPMMAISFFGFGLGKQLLQSDPSVPITPTHTFMAGMLAGGFTTVIVAPGERIKCLLQVQSISGQLQYSGPIDCAVKLYKQQGICSVYKGTVLTLIRDVPSTGLYYLTYESLKHILTPEGQSVDCLSTLRILLAGGTAGIVNWAVALPPDVLKSKFQTAADGRYSGLADVLRTLLREEGARALYKGLSAVMLRAFPANAACFLGFEVALKSLNWLIPTW; this is encoded by the exons atgggagaccGACGCATTTCTCCGGTAAAGAACTTCGTGGCCGGTGGATTCGGTGGCGCGTGTCTTCTGTTCACCGGACATCCGCTCGATACCAtcaag GTTATCCTTCAGACGCAGCCCAAAGCTTCACGTTCTCAGGATGTTCTGTACACAGGAACACTCGACTGCTTCCGGAAAACTTTGTCCAGAGAG GGAGTGTGGGGTCTGTATAAAGGGATGGGAGCGCCGCTGGCCGGAGTGGCTCCGATGATGGCCATCAGCTTCTTTGGATTTGGACTCGGGAAGCAGCTGCTCCAAAGCGACCCGTCCGTCCCAATCAC acccacacacaccttcatggCTGGAATGTTAGCCGGAGGTTTCACTACAGTCATAGTAGCTCCAGGAGAGAGGATCAAGTGTCTGCTACag gtgcaGTCCATTAGCGGTCAGCTACAATATTCCGGACCAATAGACTGTGCAGTGAAACTGTATAAACAGCAGGGAatctgcagtgtgtataagGGAACTGTCCTCACTCTtatcagag ATGTTCCTTCTACTGGTCTTTACTATTTAACATATGAAAGCCTCAAACACATCCTCACTCCTGAGGGCCAGAG tgtggacTGCCTCAGCACTTTGAGGATTCTTCTGGCTGGAGGAACTGCTGGAATCGTGAACTGGGCCGTCGCTCTTCCACCTGATGTCCTCAAGTCCAAATTTCAGACAG ctgctGATGGACGTTACTCAGGTTTAGCGGATGTTTTGCGAACGCTGCTGAGAGAAGAAGGAGCTCGAGCTCTGTATAAAGGCCTGAGTGCCGTCATGCTGAGAGCGTTTCCTGCTAATGcg GCGTGTTTTTTGGGCTTTGAAGTGGCTCTGAAGTCTTTAAACTGGCTCATTCCTACCTGGTGA
- the si:dkey-150i13.2 gene encoding mitochondrial carnitine/acylcarnitine carrier protein isoform X2, giving the protein MGDRRISPVKNFVAGGFGGACLLFTGHPLDTIKTQPKASRSQDVLYTGTLDCFRKTLSREGVWGLYKGMGAPLAGVAPMMAISFFGFGLGKQLLQSDPSVPITPTHTFMAGMLAGGFTTVIVAPGERIKCLLQVQSISGQLQYSGPIDCAVKLYKQQGICSVYKGTVLTLIRDVPSTGLYYLTYESLKHILTPEGQSVDCLSTLRILLAGGTAGIVNWAVALPPDVLKSKFQTAADGRYSGLADVLRTLLREEGARALYKGLSAVMLRAFPANAACFLGFEVALKSLNWLIPTW; this is encoded by the exons atgggagaccGACGCATTTCTCCGGTAAAGAACTTCGTGGCCGGTGGATTCGGTGGCGCGTGTCTTCTGTTCACCGGACATCCGCTCGATACCAtcaag ACGCAGCCCAAAGCTTCACGTTCTCAGGATGTTCTGTACACAGGAACACTCGACTGCTTCCGGAAAACTTTGTCCAGAGAG GGAGTGTGGGGTCTGTATAAAGGGATGGGAGCGCCGCTGGCCGGAGTGGCTCCGATGATGGCCATCAGCTTCTTTGGATTTGGACTCGGGAAGCAGCTGCTCCAAAGCGACCCGTCCGTCCCAATCAC acccacacacaccttcatggCTGGAATGTTAGCCGGAGGTTTCACTACAGTCATAGTAGCTCCAGGAGAGAGGATCAAGTGTCTGCTACag gtgcaGTCCATTAGCGGTCAGCTACAATATTCCGGACCAATAGACTGTGCAGTGAAACTGTATAAACAGCAGGGAatctgcagtgtgtataagGGAACTGTCCTCACTCTtatcagag ATGTTCCTTCTACTGGTCTTTACTATTTAACATATGAAAGCCTCAAACACATCCTCACTCCTGAGGGCCAGAG tgtggacTGCCTCAGCACTTTGAGGATTCTTCTGGCTGGAGGAACTGCTGGAATCGTGAACTGGGCCGTCGCTCTTCCACCTGATGTCCTCAAGTCCAAATTTCAGACAG ctgctGATGGACGTTACTCAGGTTTAGCGGATGTTTTGCGAACGCTGCTGAGAGAAGAAGGAGCTCGAGCTCTGTATAAAGGCCTGAGTGCCGTCATGCTGAGAGCGTTTCCTGCTAATGcg GCGTGTTTTTTGGGCTTTGAAGTGGCTCTGAAGTCTTTAAACTGGCTCATTCCTACCTGGTGA